In a genomic window of Pedobacter sp. KBS0701:
- a CDS encoding caspase family protein, whose amino-acid sequence MANGFSLNIGLNSIDTTKYKGTYQPLRNAENDADYYYQIALKNNFNCKKLIGKDATSSNLLDNLKFFADGMIKGDTLFISYSGHGTRVKDLSNDENDGYDEVLVLYDRLFIDDEFQVCWNRFNEGVKIFFINDSCYNGTVSKFFPTHQKVTEVLWPEHVLRGIDPTESEIDFENNLTYFKSIKLGAASTIHAICSIIHIGACQDNQLSDDGAVTDKNGRFTLAVRKVYNDGNFNGSYISFFENIKQEMPPWQTPNWDTDAGKLDNEFVKSPFLKI is encoded by the coding sequence ATGGCAAATGGATTTTCATTAAATATCGGACTAAATAGCATTGACACAACTAAATATAAAGGCACGTATCAACCATTACGCAATGCTGAAAATGATGCGGATTATTATTATCAAATAGCATTAAAAAATAATTTTAATTGCAAAAAGTTAATTGGTAAAGATGCGACTAGTAGCAATCTTCTAGATAACTTAAAGTTCTTTGCAGATGGAATGATAAAGGGAGATACCTTATTTATTTCTTATTCGGGACATGGAACTCGCGTAAAAGATTTAAGCAATGATGAAAATGATGGGTATGATGAGGTTTTAGTACTATATGATAGGCTTTTTATTGATGACGAATTTCAAGTATGTTGGAACAGATTTAATGAAGGAGTTAAAATTTTCTTCATTAATGACAGTTGCTATAATGGAACAGTATCAAAATTTTTCCCTACTCATCAAAAAGTAACAGAAGTACTATGGCCAGAACATGTTTTACGAGGCATTGATCCTACCGAATCTGAAATTGATTTTGAAAATAATCTGACATATTTCAAAAGCATAAAGCTTGGAGCTGCTTCTACAATACATGCAATCTGTTCTATAATTCACATAGGGGCTTGTCAAGATAACCAATTATCAGACGATGGCGCAGTTACAGATAAAAACGGAAGATTTACTTTAGCTGTACGAAAAGTTTACAATGACGGGAATTTCAATGGATCTTACATATCATTTTTTGAGAATATAAAACAAGAAATGCCTCCTTGGCAAACACCCAATTGGGATACAGATGCAGGAAAGCTTGACAATGAATTTGTTAAATCACCATTTTTGAAAATATAA
- a CDS encoding UbiD family decarboxylase, with protein sequence MAYKSLAECVSDLEKHGHLIRIKEEVDPYLEMAAIHLRVYEKEGPALLFEKVKGSPFPAVSNLFGTLERSKFIFKDTLPKVQQLVSLRNDPIKALKNPFKYAGSAMSALSALPLKTPSAKNKFLKTSISQLPQIVNWPMDGGPFVTMPQVYTEDIDKPGVLNANLGMYRIQLGGNDYIQDKEIGLHYQIHRGIGVHQSKANALGQPLKVSVFVGGPPSHPLAAVMPLPEGLSEMTFAGALGDRRFRYFYDDEGFCISADADFIITGTVYPNENKPEGPFGDHLGYYSLTHPFPLMKVHNVYHKKDAIWSFTVVGRPPQEDTSFGALIHEITGSAIPQEIHGLKEVHAVDAAGVHPLLFAIGSERYTPYLKERRPQEILTIANHILGKNQLSLAKYLFIAAKEDDQQLSTHHIEDFIKHILQRIDLTRDIHFYTNTTIDTLDYSGDGLNSGSKVVIAAAGNQKRELWSHVPEGLKLSEAFYQPKIVMPGVLVLAANKYLNPEKTAAEIAMLNMALIDQDLSGLPLIILADDAEFTAANIDNLVWVAFTRSNPAADIYGINDFTINKHWGCKGSLIIDARKKPHHAPELIKDGVVEAKIDEMGKEGGALFGVV encoded by the coding sequence ATGGCGTACAAAAGTTTAGCAGAATGTGTTTCCGATCTTGAAAAGCACGGTCATTTAATCAGAATCAAAGAAGAAGTAGATCCTTACTTAGAAATGGCCGCCATCCATTTAAGGGTTTACGAAAAGGAGGGACCGGCACTGTTATTCGAAAAAGTTAAGGGGAGCCCTTTTCCTGCGGTTTCTAATCTATTCGGAACTTTAGAAAGATCAAAATTCATTTTTAAGGATACCTTGCCAAAGGTGCAGCAATTGGTTTCTTTAAGAAACGATCCTATAAAAGCATTGAAAAATCCTTTTAAATATGCAGGTTCGGCAATGTCGGCTTTATCAGCTTTGCCGCTCAAAACACCTTCTGCAAAAAATAAATTTTTAAAAACAAGCATCAGTCAGTTGCCTCAGATTGTTAACTGGCCGATGGATGGTGGCCCATTTGTTACCATGCCACAGGTTTATACTGAAGATATAGATAAACCAGGTGTACTTAATGCTAATTTAGGGATGTACCGTATTCAGTTAGGAGGAAACGATTATATCCAGGATAAAGAAATTGGTTTGCACTATCAGATCCACAGGGGGATAGGCGTGCACCAATCGAAAGCGAATGCCCTTGGACAGCCTTTAAAAGTAAGTGTTTTTGTCGGAGGTCCACCTTCACATCCTTTGGCTGCCGTAATGCCATTGCCGGAAGGTTTGTCGGAAATGACTTTTGCCGGTGCCCTTGGCGACAGGCGCTTCCGTTATTTTTATGATGATGAAGGTTTTTGTATCTCTGCTGATGCCGATTTTATCATCACCGGCACCGTTTATCCAAATGAAAATAAACCTGAAGGACCATTTGGTGATCATTTGGGTTATTATAGCTTAACACACCCATTTCCTTTAATGAAAGTGCATAATGTGTACCATAAAAAAGATGCGATATGGTCGTTTACTGTGGTTGGCCGCCCACCGCAGGAAGATACCAGTTTTGGTGCATTGATTCATGAGATTACAGGTTCGGCCATTCCACAGGAAATACATGGTTTAAAAGAAGTTCATGCCGTAGATGCTGCTGGCGTGCACCCTTTACTTTTTGCCATCGGTAGCGAACGTTATACGCCATATTTAAAAGAAAGAAGACCACAAGAGATTTTGACCATTGCCAACCACATTCTGGGTAAAAATCAGTTGAGTTTGGCCAAATACCTTTTTATAGCGGCTAAAGAAGATGATCAGCAACTGAGTACACATCATATTGAAGATTTTATCAAACATATATTACAGCGGATTGATTTAACAAGAGATATCCATTTTTATACCAATACCACCATTGATACGCTGGATTACAGTGGCGACGGATTAAACAGTGGTTCGAAAGTGGTGATTGCTGCAGCAGGTAATCAAAAAAGAGAATTGTGGAGTCATGTTCCTGAGGGACTGAAATTGAGTGAGGCTTTTTATCAGCCCAAAATTGTCATGCCAGGCGTTTTGGTTTTAGCGGCTAATAAATACCTGAATCCAGAGAAAACAGCTGCAGAAATTGCGATGCTGAACATGGCCCTGATTGATCAGGATTTATCTGGTCTGCCTTTAATTATATTGGCCGATGATGCTGAGTTTACAGCTGCCAATATTGATAATCTGGTTTGGGTAGCTTTTACCAGGAGCAATCCGGCAGCAGATATATATGGTATCAACGATTTTACCATTAATAAACATTGGGGATGTAAAGGCTCGTTGATTATTGATGCAAGGAAAAAGCCCCACCACGCACCCGAATTGATTAAGGATGGAGTGGTAGAGGCTAAGATTGATGAAATGGGTAAAGAAGGTGGAGCGTTATTTGGGGTGGTTTAA
- a CDS encoding Dps family protein, whose protein sequence is MDAKEISLNEKEVKPVVDLLNDYLANYHIHYQKLRGCHWNIKGQNFFTLHVKFEELYTNAQLTIDEIAERVLTLGKAPHSRFADYIKESKIKEIDTIGMKDLDMVDAILDDMASLIELERGLLEATDEAGDDGSNDMVNRFMQFKEKNTWMLRSFAGKK, encoded by the coding sequence ATGGACGCTAAAGAAATAAGCTTAAACGAAAAAGAAGTTAAACCAGTTGTTGATCTGTTAAATGATTATTTAGCTAATTACCACATTCATTATCAAAAATTAAGAGGTTGCCACTGGAACATTAAAGGACAGAATTTTTTTACGCTTCATGTTAAGTTCGAGGAATTATATACAAATGCTCAGCTAACTATTGATGAGATTGCAGAGCGTGTATTAACCTTAGGTAAAGCACCACATAGCCGTTTTGCTGATTATATTAAAGAATCTAAAATTAAAGAGATTGATACCATTGGTATGAAAGATCTTGATATGGTAGATGCCATTTTAGATGATATGGCTTCACTGATCGAATTGGAAAGGGGGCTTTTAGAAGCTACTGATGAGGCTGGCGACGATGGTTCTAACGATATGGTGAACCGTTTTATGCAGTTTAAAGAAAAAAATACCTGGATGTTACGTTCTTTTGCCGGAAAAAAATAA
- a CDS encoding LysM peptidoglycan-binding domain-containing protein produces the protein MHKIYLSAVVLFALNIANARANTARDSIGVENNKGKKLIVHQTVAKDTYYSIGRRYNVSPKDIMAFNENKYLQVGVIIKVPTNIPFTASGSPNAETTSSTASVIEHTIKPKENLNMLAEKYGTTINEIKALNNLKSSNLSIGQVLKIPAKNGTQTAAAEPVTAPVKNNTELPVNNSPASDQTMIEHTVAPKEFLGKIAEKYGTTVEEVKKANNLSGNNLRIGQKLKIPATKNIDENKVVSAAVEEKPAQENKSSDTAGTHTVLRNETIFTIAKQYGITAYQIRTMNNLPDNAITIGQVLKVPGGIVADVQVPKEKQAETKTKEVPVANKEESFIHTVATGENIFSIAKKYNLTAFQIRTANKLDDNNIKVDQKLIIPKPPQPKSVNDISKEEQENEPDSTMVKDPKLRRDPSVYGLSQIEEKGTAVWIADQDLDGTKMLVLHRTAPVGRVIKITNPMTNRTTFAKVVGKFTENESTKDVIIVMTKAVADSLGALDKRFFCNLTYSAQ, from the coding sequence ATGCATAAAATATATTTATCTGCTGTAGTGTTATTTGCGCTGAATATTGCAAATGCCAGGGCCAACACAGCAAGAGACTCTATCGGTGTAGAAAATAACAAAGGCAAAAAACTGATCGTTCACCAAACCGTAGCAAAAGACACTTATTATTCTATCGGAAGAAGATACAATGTATCACCCAAGGATATCATGGCTTTTAACGAGAACAAATACTTACAGGTCGGGGTAATCATCAAAGTCCCTACAAATATTCCTTTTACAGCTAGTGGATCACCAAATGCAGAAACAACTTCTTCAACGGCCAGTGTGATAGAACACACCATTAAGCCGAAAGAAAATTTGAACATGCTGGCCGAAAAATATGGTACTACAATAAATGAAATTAAGGCTTTAAATAATTTAAAGAGCAGTAATTTAAGCATCGGACAGGTGTTAAAAATTCCGGCGAAAAACGGCACACAGACTGCAGCAGCTGAGCCAGTTACAGCACCAGTAAAAAACAATACAGAATTACCTGTAAACAATAGCCCGGCTTCAGATCAAACCATGATCGAGCATACCGTTGCACCTAAAGAGTTTTTAGGAAAAATTGCCGAGAAATACGGCACTACGGTTGAAGAAGTAAAAAAAGCGAATAACCTTTCAGGCAATAACCTCCGTATTGGTCAGAAACTGAAAATCCCGGCAACAAAAAACATCGACGAAAATAAAGTAGTTTCGGCTGCTGTTGAAGAAAAGCCGGCACAAGAGAATAAATCCAGTGATACAGCAGGTACGCATACCGTTTTAAGGAACGAAACCATATTCACTATTGCCAAGCAATATGGCATTACCGCTTATCAGATCAGAACGATGAACAATCTCCCTGATAACGCCATTACCATCGGACAGGTTTTAAAAGTTCCGGGCGGCATTGTTGCCGATGTTCAGGTACCAAAAGAAAAGCAGGCTGAAACCAAAACAAAAGAAGTACCGGTAGCAAACAAAGAAGAAAGTTTTATCCATACTGTAGCAACTGGCGAAAACATTTTCTCTATTGCTAAAAAATACAATTTAACAGCCTTTCAGATCAGAACAGCAAATAAACTGGATGATAACAATATTAAGGTAGACCAAAAACTGATTATCCCGAAACCACCACAACCAAAATCGGTAAATGATATTTCAAAAGAGGAGCAGGAAAATGAACCGGACAGCACCATGGTTAAAGATCCTAAACTGCGCCGCGACCCAAGTGTTTATGGCTTAAGCCAGATCGAAGAAAAAGGTACCGCGGTTTGGATTGCTGATCAGGACCTGGATGGCACAAAAATGTTGGTTTTACACCGTACAGCACCTGTTGGCAGGGTAATCAAAATCACCAATCCAATGACCAACCGCACTACCTTTGCTAAAGTTGTTGGTAAATTTACAGAGAACGAATCTACAAAAGATGTTATCATTGTAATGACTAAAGCTGTAGCCGATTCATTGGGTGCTTTAGACAAACGTTTTTTCTGCAATTTAACCTATAGTGCTCAATGA
- a CDS encoding uridine kinase, with protein MSSNKKPFIIGIAGGSGSGKTFFLNCFLHHFKQDEVTLVSQDDYYIPAGDMTQEENKLYNFDLPSTIDSEQFLRDIKQLMSGEVVYKKEYNFNNPLAVVKILEIKSAPIIIVEGLFILHFKEIAALLDHTIFVDADEQVALDRRIKRDGLERGYPEDDVLYKWHNHVVPAYKEYLLPYREQCNKVVMNNTNEPDEIIAITEDISNNLRNSILVDIQ; from the coding sequence ATGAGTTCAAACAAAAAGCCTTTTATAATTGGTATTGCCGGCGGTAGCGGATCGGGCAAAACATTTTTCCTAAACTGCTTTCTCCATCATTTTAAACAAGATGAAGTAACACTGGTATCACAGGATGATTATTACATCCCTGCCGGTGACATGACACAGGAAGAAAATAAGTTATACAACTTTGATCTTCCTTCAACCATTGATAGCGAACAGTTTTTGAGAGATATCAAGCAATTAATGAGCGGTGAAGTGGTTTATAAAAAAGAATATAACTTTAATAACCCATTGGCTGTAGTTAAAATACTGGAGATTAAATCGGCGCCTATTATTATTGTAGAGGGGCTTTTTATCCTTCATTTTAAAGAAATCGCAGCTTTACTGGATCATACCATTTTCGTTGATGCGGATGAACAGGTTGCTTTGGACCGCCGTATCAAACGCGATGGCTTAGAACGGGGTTATCCGGAAGATGACGTATTGTACAAATGGCATAACCATGTAGTACCAGCCTATAAAGAATATCTGCTACCCTACCGCGAACAATGCAATAAAGTAGTTATGAATAATACCAATGAGCCCGACGAAATAATCGCCATCACAGAAGATATTTCGAATAATTTGAGGAATAGTATTTTGGTAGATATACAATAA
- a CDS encoding CoA transferase subunit B, with the protein MFSKEEIAQRIAKEIKDGYYVNLGIGIPTLVANYIPKGINVVLQSENGLLGMGPFPFEGEEDADLINAGKQTITTLPGSSIFDSAMSFGMIRAQKVDLTILGAMEVSENGDIANWKIPGKMVKGMGGAMDLVASAKNIIVAMQHINKAGESKLLPKCTLPLTGVKCIKKIVTELAVLDVLPEGGFKLLERAPGVSIEFIQKSTAGRLVVEGEIPEMRLD; encoded by the coding sequence ATGTTTTCAAAAGAAGAGATCGCACAGCGCATCGCTAAAGAAATAAAAGACGGATACTACGTTAACCTGGGTATCGGTATACCTACGCTGGTGGCCAACTATATCCCAAAAGGAATTAATGTGGTATTGCAATCAGAAAACGGCTTATTGGGCATGGGCCCATTTCCTTTTGAAGGAGAAGAAGATGCTGATTTAATAAACGCCGGAAAACAAACCATCACCACCTTACCTGGATCATCTATTTTCGATTCGGCCATGAGTTTCGGAATGATCCGTGCACAAAAAGTAGATTTAACTATTCTTGGTGCCATGGAAGTTTCGGAAAACGGAGACATTGCCAACTGGAAAATTCCGGGTAAAATGGTTAAAGGAATGGGAGGTGCAATGGATTTGGTGGCCTCGGCCAAAAATATCATTGTAGCCATGCAACATATCAACAAAGCCGGTGAAAGTAAATTATTGCCAAAATGTACCTTGCCCTTAACCGGTGTGAAATGCATCAAGAAAATTGTTACCGAACTTGCGGTTTTAGATGTTTTACCTGAAGGTGGTTTTAAACTTTTGGAACGTGCACCGGGGGTGAGTATCGAATTTATACAGAAATCTACAGCGGGGAGACTGGTTGTGGAGGGTGAAATTCCTGAAATGAGACTGGATTAA
- a CDS encoding CoA transferase subunit A produces MINKVVSGAEEAIKDISDGATLMLGGFGLCGIPENCINALVSKQVKNLTCISNNAGVDDFGIGLMLKQRQVKKMISSYVGENAEFERQLLSGELDVDLIPQGTLATRCLAAGYGMPAIFTPAGVGTEVAEGKEVRNFDGKDYLMEYAFDADFAIVKAWKGDTAGNLIFRSTSRNFNPVMAMAGKVTIAEVEELVEAGELDPDYIHTPGIYVHRIFQGKEYEKRIEQRTVRKSEV; encoded by the coding sequence ATGATAAATAAAGTAGTATCTGGTGCCGAAGAGGCCATCAAAGATATATCAGATGGGGCAACCCTAATGCTTGGTGGTTTCGGGCTTTGTGGCATTCCAGAAAATTGTATCAATGCTTTGGTAAGCAAACAGGTTAAAAATTTAACCTGCATTTCCAATAATGCTGGTGTAGATGATTTTGGTATTGGTTTAATGCTAAAACAGCGTCAGGTAAAAAAAATGATTTCTTCTTACGTAGGTGAAAATGCCGAGTTTGAAAGGCAGTTGTTAAGTGGCGAACTGGATGTAGACCTTATTCCTCAGGGTACTTTGGCTACCCGTTGTCTTGCCGCCGGATATGGTATGCCCGCAATTTTTACCCCTGCTGGTGTAGGAACTGAAGTAGCAGAAGGTAAAGAAGTACGTAATTTTGATGGTAAGGATTATTTGATGGAATATGCATTTGATGCCGATTTTGCCATTGTTAAAGCCTGGAAAGGTGATACAGCAGGGAATTTAATCTTCAGGTCTACAAGTCGCAATTTTAATCCGGTAATGGCGATGGCAGGTAAAGTTACCATTGCTGAAGTGGAAGAACTGGTTGAGGCGGGTGAATTAGATCCTGATTATATCCATACCCCTGGTATTTATGTTCACCGGATTTTTCAGGGCAAAGAATATGAGAAAAGAATTGAGCAGCGAACGGTTAGAAAGTCTGAAGTCTGA
- a CDS encoding sorbosone dehydrogenase family protein, which produces MKKILLCLFVVLFITTCKKTDDSNEDPGTMPDVELKAKVVVSGLTLPWEMVYGPDNFIWFTEKAGKISRLNPSTGQITPLLTISEVRTNGEGGLLGMVLHPDFTDNPYVYVIYGYGNTYKAKVVRYTYSGGNLTGPLVLLDQIPAASIHNGSRLLISGGKLFISTGDASDTANPQNINSLAGKILRINLDGSIPADNPYPNNLVWSLGHRNAQGLVQVGSKIFSSEHGPDSDDEINIIEKGRNYGWPNIKGFCNESGEQSFCSLNNVAEPLINWTPTIAPSGLAYYNNDYIPQFKNSLLLAVLKGTKLMQLKLDDTQTKITATKDFYVNTYGRIRTVCQSPEGKVYICTSNGSDDKIVEIAK; this is translated from the coding sequence ATGAAAAAAATCTTACTCTGCCTTTTTGTGGTATTATTTATCACAACTTGCAAAAAGACTGACGATAGTAATGAAGATCCGGGTACCATGCCTGATGTAGAATTAAAAGCAAAAGTTGTTGTTTCAGGATTAACTTTGCCATGGGAAATGGTGTACGGACCTGATAATTTCATTTGGTTTACTGAGAAAGCAGGCAAAATCAGCCGTTTGAATCCTTCAACCGGTCAAATTACACCATTATTAACCATTTCAGAAGTACGTACCAATGGCGAAGGAGGTTTATTGGGCATGGTCTTACATCCTGATTTCACTGATAATCCTTATGTATATGTGATTTATGGATATGGAAACACTTACAAAGCGAAAGTGGTCCGTTATACTTATAGCGGAGGGAATTTAACCGGTCCATTGGTTTTACTCGATCAGATTCCTGCGGCTTCTATACATAATGGCTCACGCTTGTTGATCAGCGGTGGTAAATTGTTTATTAGTACCGGCGATGCATCCGATACGGCCAATCCTCAAAATATAAATTCATTGGCAGGCAAAATTTTAAGGATCAATTTAGATGGTTCTATTCCTGCAGATAATCCTTACCCAAATAATCTAGTTTGGAGCTTAGGACATCGCAATGCGCAGGGATTGGTTCAGGTAGGCAGCAAAATATTTTCTTCTGAACATGGACCGGATTCGGATGACGAAATCAATATTATTGAAAAAGGGCGAAATTATGGTTGGCCGAACATTAAAGGTTTTTGTAATGAAAGCGGTGAACAATCGTTCTGTAGTTTGAACAATGTGGCAGAGCCACTAATCAACTGGACACCTACCATTGCACCAAGTGGTTTGGCTTATTACAACAATGATTATATTCCTCAGTTTAAAAATTCGTTGTTGTTAGCGGTGTTGAAAGGAACTAAGCTGATGCAGTTAAAATTAGATGATACACAGACCAAAATTACAGCAACGAAAGATTTTTATGTGAATACTTATGGTAGGATCAGGACTGTTTGCCAATCGCCTGAAGGCAAAGTTTATATCTGTACCAGCAATGGAAGTGATGATAAGATTGTAGAAATAGCGAAATAG